The genomic interval GCGTAGGCAAACTCTGATTGCTGTAGTGCGAGAAATACGTCATATTGCCCGCTTTTTTAAGGATCACCAATGATCTACCTATTGCTAAGTATTGCTGCGAGCGTCAGTGTGTCGGTGTTGTTAAAAATCGCCCGTCGGCAAAACTTCGCTATCAGCCATGCGATCGCGGTTAATTATCTGATCGCCACGGCGCTATGCTGGTTTGTCTTAAAACCTGATCTCAGCGCAACCGATGCATTAATCTCACAATGGCCAATCTTTGCTGCCCTCGGTCTATTGCTGCCAACTGTGTTTATTATCATGGGCAAAGCCGTCGCTGAAGTGGGAATTGTTAAATCCGATGCCGCACAACGCCTGTCGTTATTTTTACCGATCTTAGCCGCCTTCACCCTCTTTGGCGAGTCGTTAAGCCCGATTAAATTGAGCGGGATTATTTTGGCGTTTATCGCGCTATGTGCGCTTATTTATGGCGGTAAAGGGAACACAAAACGCCAACAAGGTATTGCCCAAACCGCCCTGCTGCTTTTGGGCGTGTGGGCAGGTTATGGGGTAATCGATATCTTGTTCAAACATATCGCCAAGAGCGGTGCGGCTTTTTCCAGCATTTTACTGGTCAGCTTTATCCTCGCAGGCGTGGTGATGTTTGCTTATTTGCTCGCTAAAGGCAGTCGTTGGTCAATGCGTGACGTGCTCGCCGGACTGCTGCTTGGCGTACTCAATTTCGCCAATATCTTATTCTATATCCGTGCCCACCAAGCGATGAGTGATAACCCATCGCTGGTCTTCGCGGGAATGAATTTGGGCGTTATTTCCTTAGGAACGCTCATTGGCGCTGCAGCCTTTGGCGAGAAAATCCGCGCGATCAATGCGCTAGGGATTACCCTCGCCATGGCCGCGATTATTGTGCTCTTTTATGGCCAGCGAATCTTTTAACCAAACTTGCCATCAGGGCGCGCGCTGATCCAAATTAGCCAGTACGCGCTCACCAGTAACACAAAGGCAACGGTCCACGCGACTTGTGCGTGGATCATCCA from Suttonella sp. R2A3 carries:
- a CDS encoding DMT family transporter; translation: MIYLLLSIAASVSVSVLLKIARRQNFAISHAIAVNYLIATALCWFVLKPDLSATDALISQWPIFAALGLLLPTVFIIMGKAVAEVGIVKSDAAQRLSLFLPILAAFTLFGESLSPIKLSGIILAFIALCALIYGGKGNTKRQQGIAQTALLLLGVWAGYGVIDILFKHIAKSGAAFSSILLVSFILAGVVMFAYLLAKGSRWSMRDVLAGLLLGVLNFANILFYIRAHQAMSDNPSLVFAGMNLGVISLGTLIGAAAFGEKIRAINALGITLAMAAIIVLFYGQRIF